In Eublepharis macularius isolate TG4126 chromosome 4, MPM_Emac_v1.0, whole genome shotgun sequence, the following are encoded in one genomic region:
- the LOC129329240 gene encoding protein BTG1-like: MKTEISTAAGFITRLLRTPGGIDDEELRCFSESLQEALRDHYKHHWFPLMPSKGSGYRCIRINHKMDPLIGKAAGVIGLSHERLFQLLPSELTLWVDPFEVSYRIGEDGSICVLYEGPQPAVKNTKALESRSSCKEEWRIGRASPSKNYNMMTVSS; the protein is encoded by the exons ATGAAGACGGAGATCTCCACGGCTGCCGGCTTCATCACTCGCCTCCTTCGGACGCCCGGTGGCATCGACGACGAGGAGCTGCGCTGCTTCAGCGAGTCCCTACAGGAGGCGCTGCGAG ACCACTATAAGCACCACTGGTTTCCCTTGATGCCGTCCAAAGGTTCAGGGTATCGCTGCATCAGGATCAATCATAAGATGGACCCCTTGATAGGGAAGGCAGCAGGCGTTATCGGACTGAGCCATGAGAGACTCTTCCAGCTCCTGCCCAGCGAACTAACTCTGTGGGTAGACCCCTTTGAGGTGTCCTATCGTATAGGAGAAGACGGTTCTATCTGTGTCCTCTACGAAGGCCCTCAGCCAGCAGTGAAGAACACTAAAGCTCTTGAGAGCAGGAGCAGCTGTAAAGAGGAGTGGAGAATTGGCAGAGCCAGCCCTTCCAAGAACTACAACATGATGACAGTTTCCAGTTAA